DNA sequence from the Pedobacter sp. W3I1 genome:
GGGACTAAATATAAAAATTAATTAGGTAAATTTATATTCCCACTGATTTCTTTCAGTGTAGTTTCGGCTATTTTGGCCTGATATTGCATTTCTATGAAACGGTTTTTTGCATCAATAGCATTACGTTGGGCTTCTCTTAACTCTAAAGGGGCTATGCTGCCCAAACGGTATTTTGCTAAAGTAATATCTAAGTTTTCTTTTGCAATATCTACATTCCGTTGTTCTAACTTAATCAGATCCAGATAAGTGCTGTAGTTTTGATATGCGGTAAGCAATTGCGAATTTACATCGAGTTTGGTTTTGTTTAGGTTTAAGGCCGAATTATCGATCTCTATTTTTGCATTGCGTTCTTGCTGACGCTGTAAAAAACCATTAAATAAATTTATACTCGCCGTAACGCCGTAGGTAAACCCATTCGCTGCAAATTTTTGATTAAAGCCAGTAGGGCTGGTACTGTTTGCCCTGCTGTAGCCAGAGTTTAGGCTAACAGATGGATAGCGTGCCCCACGGATAGATTTTAGATTTAACGAAGCAATGCGTTGATTAATAAAAGCATTCTGCACATTAGGATTCTGCTGCTCGGCCATTTCGGCCATTTTGCTAAATAAGATGCCTTTATCTACATCTATGCTATCTGAAACAGAAAAGGAAGTGCCAATATCTCTAACCATTAATTGGTTTAACCGAACTTTAGCTACCTGTAAAGCATTTTTGGTTTGCAGGTAATTTGAAGTATCGGTATTGTAATCAACCTGTGCGGTTAATACATCCAGTTTAGAACCACGGCCAAGCTGCAATTTTGTTTTGGCAATATTGGTACGCAATACCGAAACATCCATAGCACTATCAGCCGCTATAACCAATTGTTGTTGTCTTACAATATCATAATAGGCTGTAATTACATCGGCTACAGTGGTTAAAATGGTTAAGCGGGAGTTTAATTCACCCTGTTTTTGCAGCTCTTTTAAGCGATCGTAATTGGCGAACATGCTAAAACCATCAAAAATGGTCCAGTTTAAATCGGCACCGTAACTGTTATTGGTACTTTTTGCCCCTGTAATTACCCGGTCAGGACCAGTGGCAGGGGTTTGCCGGGTGTTCTGGATACTTCCGCCATTGGCATAACTTCCAGTTAAGTTAGGTAACATTCCCGCATTGCCAATATTGGCATTGTTCTTTGTGATATCGACCTGGTTTTTACTGATTTTGATGTCGTAATTATTCTGTAAAGCAATGGTAATGGCTTCCTGCAGGCTCAGCTGTTCTTGTGCAAAGCCCGAAAGGGATAAGCTTAGCAGTAGGATAAATATTTTTAATTTCTTGCTCATCTTATTCTTCTGTATGTAAAGCTTCCTGTTCAAAACGATGGGCTTCTTTTAATTCTTTATTCGGTTTGTATGGTTTAGCCCAGTAAGAGTAAATGGCTGGGATTACAAATAAGGTTAAAACCAAAGAGAATAATGTACCACCTACAATTACGGTTCCCATACTCATTCTGCTTTTTGCAGCAGCTCCTAAAGCCAAGGCAATAGGTAGTGCACCAATGGCAATGGCCAAACTGGTCATTAAAATTGGACGCAAACGCGAAACAGCAGCCTCACGTATGGCTTCGGGGATCGGAATGCCTTTTTCTTTTAACTGGTTGGCAAACTCAACAATTAAAATACCATTTTTAGTTACCAGGCCAATAAGCATAATGGTACCGATCTGGCTGAAGATATTCCAGCTTTGGCCACATAACCATAGCGATAAGAATGCACCGGCAACAGCCATGGGTACGGTTAAAATGATAATAATCGGATCTTTAAAGCTCTCAAACTGCGCTGAAAGAATTAAATAAACGAGTAGGAGGGCCAAACCGAATGCAAAAAAGGTATTTGAAGAACTTTCTTGAAAATCCCGCGATTCTCCACTTAAATCAGTAGAGAAAGTTTCATCTAATACTTTTTTAGAAATGGCGTCCATGGCATCAATACCTTCACCAATACTTTTTCCAGGTGCTAGCCCTGCTGAAACAGTTGCTGCGATAAAACGGTTGTTCCTGTACAGTTGTGGTGGGCTACTCTCTTCTTTAGCAGTAACCACATTGTCGAGTTGAACCAGTTCGCCCTTATCATTACGTACGTAAACCGAGCTCAAATCTAAAGGATCTTTCCGATCTCCACGATCGAACTGGCCAATTACCTGATATTGTTTTCCATTCATGAAGAAATATGAAAACCTTTGACCACTTAAACCTAAATTTAAGGTTTGGGCAATGGCAGATATAGAAACGCCTAAATTTTTAGCTTTATCCCTGTCGATGGTTAAATTAATTTCAGGTTTGTTAAATTTCAGGTTCACATCCGAAACGGTGAATGTTGGATCTTTCGATACCGCATCCATAAACAAAGGAATTTTCTCCCTTAATTTTTCGAAATTTTGTGCCTGGATGATATAACTGATCGGTAATCCACCACGACGGCCAACCGAGATGGTAGGCTGCTGGTTTACAATGGTTTTGCCCTCAGTATATTTTTTGGTTATTTTGGTCAGGTAAGCGGCAATGTCTTTTTGCGAACGCTCGCGCTCTTCAGGGTTTGTTAATCCCATACGCACAAAACCGGAATTTACTGCACCAGAGCCACCAAAACTTGGTGAGGTAATAGTAATGCTTACATCTTTTTCCGGAACCGAATCGAGCACCAGCTGGTTTAGTTTCATAATAAACTTATCAGTATAGGCAAACGATGCACCTTCGGGGGTGGTTGCACTGATGTTGATGGCGCTACGGTCATCATAAGGGGCGGTTTCTTTTGGTAATATCTTCCAGAACAAGAAAATCAAGCCCATACACACCAAGATGATCGGAACGGAAAGCCATCTTTTATCCAAAAATTTATCCAGGTTCGATTCGTAAGCATTATTTAACTTCACAAAATAAGGCTCTGTCCAATTGTAAAACCTGGATGGTTTATGTCCACCCTTTTTCATTAGGTAGGCGTTTAACATTGGTGTTAAAGTAAGCGATACAAAGGCCGAGACCAGTACTGCTGCACCGATTACTACCCCGAACTCTCTAAATAAGCGGCCAACAAAGCCTTGTAAGAAAATTACTGGTAAAAATACGGCGGCAAGGGTAATGGAAATCGAAATTACAGCAAAAAAGATTTCATTTGATCCTTTAATGGCAGCCTCGAAAGGCGACATACCTTCTTCAACCTTTTTAAAGATATTTTCGGTAACCACAATACCATCATCTACCACCAATCCTGTAGCCAGCACAATAGCCAATAAGCTCAATACGTTGATTGAAAAGCCAAAGGCGTACATAATGAAGAAAGTGAAAATTAATGATACCGGAATATCAATCAATGGTCTGAAGGCAATGGCCCAATCCCTAAAGAAAAGGTAAATGATCAAAATTACCAGTACCAGCGATAAACCAATGGTTTCTGCTACTTCCGTTACCGAACGTTTGATGAAAAGGGTATTATCTAATGCAACCTTCAGTTTAATATCTTGGGGGATATCGGCTTTTAACTTATCAAAACGCTTGTAAAACTCTTTACTGATGTCGAGATAATTCGCTCCTGGCTGAGGGATAATGGCAATAGCCACCATCGGTCTGCCCGATTCACGAAGAATAGTTTCTTCGTTTTCTGGTCCTAAAACCGCATAACCTACATCTTTTAATTTGATTACCTGGTTGCTATCTGTTTTTAAGATCAGGTTGTTAAACTCGCTTTCGTTGGTTAGCTTTCCTAAGGTTTTAACCGTTAATTCAGTGGTAGCACCGGTAATTTTTCCTGATGGAAGCTCTACGTTTTCATTATCTAATGCGGTAACAATATCTTGGGAGGTTAAACCGTAAGCACTTAGCTTATTCGGATCCATCCAGATACGCATGGCGTATTTCCTTTGACCCTGGATTTGTACGCTACTTACCCCCGGAATGGTTTGGATACGATCGGCAATTACGTTTTCAGCGAAATCGCTTAATTCTAGGGTATTACGTTTATCACTCTGGATGGTCATTGATAAAATCGGATCAGAGTTGGCATCAGCCTTACTTACTACCGGTAAACCGTCAATATCTTTAGGTAAGGTACGGGCAGCCTGCGATACTTTATCACGCACATCGTTTGCGGCCTCTTCTATATTTTTATCGAGGTTAAACTCTATGGTGATATTGCTTGTTCCCTGGTTGCTTGATGAAGAAATGTTTCGGATGCCATCAATAGAGTTGATCGATTTTTCTAAAGGTTCGGTAATCTGCGATTCGATAATATCGGAGTTGGCACCAGGATAGGAAGTCCTTACCGAAACCACTGTTGGGTCGATAGATGGATACTCGCGCACACCCA
Encoded proteins:
- a CDS encoding efflux RND transporter permease subunit, whose amino-acid sequence is MSISTTSIKRPVLAIVMNLLIVLFGIIGYTFLGVREYPSIDPTVVSVRTSYPGANSDIIESQITEPLEKSINSIDGIRNISSSSNQGTSNITIEFNLDKNIEEAANDVRDKVSQAARTLPKDIDGLPVVSKADANSDPILSMTIQSDKRNTLELSDFAENVIADRIQTIPGVSSVQIQGQRKYAMRIWMDPNKLSAYGLTSQDIVTALDNENVELPSGKITGATTELTVKTLGKLTNESEFNNLILKTDSNQVIKLKDVGYAVLGPENEETILRESGRPMVAIAIIPQPGANYLDISKEFYKRFDKLKADIPQDIKLKVALDNTLFIKRSVTEVAETIGLSLVLVILIIYLFFRDWAIAFRPLIDIPVSLIFTFFIMYAFGFSINVLSLLAIVLATGLVVDDGIVVTENIFKKVEEGMSPFEAAIKGSNEIFFAVISISITLAAVFLPVIFLQGFVGRLFREFGVVIGAAVLVSAFVSLTLTPMLNAYLMKKGGHKPSRFYNWTEPYFVKLNNAYESNLDKFLDKRWLSVPIILVCMGLIFLFWKILPKETAPYDDRSAINISATTPEGASFAYTDKFIMKLNQLVLDSVPEKDVSITITSPSFGGSGAVNSGFVRMGLTNPEERERSQKDIAAYLTKITKKYTEGKTIVNQQPTISVGRRGGLPISYIIQAQNFEKLREKIPLFMDAVSKDPTFTVSDVNLKFNKPEINLTIDRDKAKNLGVSISAIAQTLNLGLSGQRFSYFFMNGKQYQVIGQFDRGDRKDPLDLSSVYVRNDKGELVQLDNVVTAKEESSPPQLYRNNRFIAATVSAGLAPGKSIGEGIDAMDAISKKVLDETFSTDLSGESRDFQESSSNTFFAFGLALLLVYLILSAQFESFKDPIIIILTVPMAVAGAFLSLWLCGQSWNIFSQIGTIMLIGLVTKNGILIVEFANQLKEKGIPIPEAIREAAVSRLRPILMTSLAIAIGALPIALALGAAAKSRMSMGTVIVGGTLFSLVLTLFVIPAIYSYWAKPYKPNKELKEAHRFEQEALHTEE
- a CDS encoding TolC family protein — encoded protein: MSKKLKIFILLLSLSLSGFAQEQLSLQEAITIALQNNYDIKISKNQVDITKNNANIGNAGMLPNLTGSYANGGSIQNTRQTPATGPDRVITGAKSTNNSYGADLNWTIFDGFSMFANYDRLKELQKQGELNSRLTILTTVADVITAYYDIVRQQQLVIAADSAMDVSVLRTNIAKTKLQLGRGSKLDVLTAQVDYNTDTSNYLQTKNALQVAKVRLNQLMVRDIGTSFSVSDSIDVDKGILFSKMAEMAEQQNPNVQNAFINQRIASLNLKSIRGARYPSVSLNSGYSRANSTSPTGFNQKFAANGFTYGVTASINLFNGFLQRQQERNAKIEIDNSALNLNKTKLDVNSQLLTAYQNYSTYLDLIKLEQRNVDIAKENLDITLAKYRLGSIAPLELREAQRNAIDAKNRFIEMQYQAKIAETTLKEISGNINLPN